The following are from one region of the Polaribacter marinaquae genome:
- a CDS encoding RluA family pseudouridine synthase, translating to MQENQNQDLEKEELYEHHRFTASEGQVPLRVDKFLMNFIENATRNKVQQAAKAGNVLVNDVAVKSNHKVKPHDVVRVVLAYPPAENLLVAEDIPIDIVYEDDAVIVVNKPAGMVVHPGHGNYSGTLVNGLIHHIENLPTNSNERPGLVHRIDKDTSGLLVVAKTEFAMAHLSKQFYDRTTERLYYALVWGNIDEDEGRIEGNIGRSLKNRLQMAVFPDGEFGKHAVTHFKVLERLTYVTLVQCKLETGRTHQIRAHFKHIGHTLFNDERYGGNAILKGTTFTKYKQFVNNCFQVLPRQALHAKTLGFTHPTTGEFMQFNSEIPSDITECLEKWRTYSENSKDVDSDDLL from the coding sequence TTGCAAGAAAATCAAAATCAAGATTTAGAAAAGGAAGAGTTGTACGAGCACCATAGGTTTACTGCTAGTGAAGGGCAAGTGCCTTTAAGAGTAGATAAGTTTTTAATGAATTTTATTGAAAATGCTACACGTAACAAAGTACAACAAGCGGCAAAAGCAGGTAATGTTTTGGTAAATGATGTTGCTGTAAAATCGAATCATAAAGTAAAACCACACGATGTAGTTCGTGTTGTGTTGGCGTATCCGCCAGCAGAAAATCTTTTGGTAGCAGAAGATATTCCTATCGATATTGTGTATGAAGATGATGCTGTTATTGTAGTAAATAAACCCGCAGGTATGGTTGTGCATCCTGGGCATGGTAATTATTCTGGTACTTTGGTAAACGGTCTAATTCATCATATAGAAAATTTACCAACCAACTCTAACGAAAGACCAGGTTTGGTGCATCGAATAGATAAAGATACTAGTGGTTTGTTGGTTGTTGCAAAGACAGAATTTGCAATGGCGCATTTATCTAAACAATTTTATGACAGAACAACAGAACGTTTATATTATGCCTTAGTTTGGGGTAATATAGATGAAGATGAAGGAAGAATTGAAGGCAATATTGGTAGAAGTTTAAAAAACCGATTGCAAATGGCTGTTTTTCCTGATGGGGAATTTGGTAAACACGCTGTTACTCATTTTAAAGTTTTAGAAAGACTTACCTACGTAACCTTAGTACAATGTAAATTAGAAACAGGTAGAACGCACCAAATTAGAGCACATTTTAAGCATATTGGGCATACACTTTTTAACGACGAACGTTACGGTGGTAATGCTATTTTAAAAGGAACCACTTTTACAAAATACAAACAATTTGTAAATAACTGTTTTCAAGTATTACCAAGACAAGCATTGCACGCAAAAACCTTAGGTTTTACACACCCAACTACGGGCGAGTTTATGCAGTTTAATTCTGAAATACCTTCGGATATTACAGAGTGTTTAGAAAAATGGAGGACTTATTCTGAAAACTCGAAAGACGTAGATTCAGACGATTTGTTATAG
- a CDS encoding DUF6428 family protein yields MKLSEIKNHLKGLETIGFILPNGELVASHFHVTEVGKITKDFIDCGGKVRNETVINFQLWEENDYDHRLHPEKLINIIELSEKKFQFDDLEIEVEYQGKETIGKYGLDFDGTNFLLTSKVTACLAPDACGITPSKPKLQFSELNSGATSCSPNSGCC; encoded by the coding sequence ATGAAATTATCAGAAATTAAAAATCACTTAAAAGGTTTAGAAACCATAGGTTTTATACTACCTAACGGAGAGTTGGTAGCAAGTCATTTTCACGTTACAGAAGTTGGTAAAATCACCAAAGATTTTATTGATTGTGGTGGCAAGGTTAGAAATGAAACAGTTATCAATTTTCAATTGTGGGAAGAGAATGATTACGACCATAGATTGCATCCAGAGAAATTGATAAATATTATTGAGTTATCAGAAAAAAAGTTTCAGTTTGATGATTTAGAAATCGAAGTTGAATATCAAGGTAAAGAAACTATTGGTAAATACGGATTGGATTTTGACGGAACAAACTTTTTGTTAACATCTAAAGTTACCGCTTGTTTAGCCCCAGATGCTTGCGGGATAACACCTTCGAAACCAAAATTGCAATTTTCAGAATTAAATAGCGGTGCAACAAGTTGCAGTCCTAACTCTGGTTGTTGTTAA
- a CDS encoding protein-tyrosine-phosphatase: MEKKVYDKIENTILNLNVETISTDRKNVLQPLIDFVQSKVTANKDANINFICTHNSRRSHLTQIWAQTLANYFNFKNVTTYSGGTEATAMFPMVAETLKNTGFEILELSESKNPVYAIKFNDNTNPIIGFSKKYDAKFNPASGFAAIMTCSQADGGCPFIAGAEKRIPITYDDPKMFDNTQQQAEKYQERSLQIATEMFYIFSNIKK; this comes from the coding sequence ATGGAAAAAAAAGTGTACGATAAAATAGAAAATACTATTTTAAACTTAAATGTAGAAACCATTTCTACGGATAGAAAAAATGTTTTACAACCGCTTATAGATTTTGTACAAAGTAAAGTTACTGCTAATAAAGATGCGAATATTAACTTTATATGTACACACAATTCTAGAAGAAGCCATTTAACGCAAATATGGGCACAAACACTTGCCAACTATTTTAATTTTAAAAATGTTACCACTTATTCTGGTGGTACAGAGGCTACAGCAATGTTTCCTATGGTTGCAGAAACTTTAAAAAATACAGGTTTCGAAATTTTAGAATTGTCTGAAAGTAAAAACCCTGTATATGCAATAAAGTTTAACGACAACACAAATCCTATAATTGGTTTTTCTAAAAAATACGATGCAAAATTTAATCCTGCTTCTGGTTTTGCAGCAATCATGACGTGTTCTCAAGCAGATGGTGGTTGTCCTTTTATTGCTGGTGCAGAAAAAAGAATACCAATTACTTACGATGACCCAAAAATGTTTGACAATACACAACAACAAGCAGAAAAATACCAAGAAAGAAGTTTACAAATAGCAACAGAAATGTTCTATATATTTTCTAACATAAAAAAGTAA
- a CDS encoding ArsR/SmtB family transcription factor: MGLTKSEIFTEQQNEIAAIAKVLGHPARIAILEHIIKLNTCVCGDLVKEIGLAQPTISQHLKELKKVGIIKGTIEGTSVCYCINEDNWNRITSILNQFLNKTPTNNCC; encoded by the coding sequence ATGGGATTAACGAAGTCAGAAATATTTACAGAACAACAAAATGAAATTGCTGCCATTGCCAAAGTATTAGGGCATCCGGCAAGAATTGCCATTCTAGAACATATTATAAAACTAAATACTTGTGTTTGCGGAGACTTGGTAAAAGAAATAGGACTCGCACAACCTACAATTTCACAACATTTAAAAGAATTGAAAAAAGTAGGTATTATAAAAGGTACTATAGAAGGTACAAGTGTTTGCTATTGCATAAACGAAGATAACTGGAATAGAATTACATCTATATTAAATCAATTTTTAAATAAAACGCCAACCAACAACTGTTGTTAA